In Opitutia bacterium, a single window of DNA contains:
- a CDS encoding flagellar biosynthetic protein FliO, with product MIRRLAIAACALAALSLAAFAQEKPKESDIIRPRNAVSGDAPATSATKSGDSNYVLIVLAAGAAAAGGWMLWRQRRTPGGIAGRDARKLTIAESRSLGNRQYLVVADYEGKKFLLGVCPGSISLLKSLDEDERDPRD from the coding sequence ATGATCCGCCGGCTCGCCATCGCCGCCTGCGCGCTCGCCGCGCTCAGCCTCGCTGCCTTCGCGCAAGAAAAGCCGAAGGAGTCCGACATCATCCGTCCGCGCAACGCCGTGTCCGGCGACGCGCCGGCCACTTCGGCCACGAAGTCGGGCGACTCGAACTACGTGCTTATCGTCCTCGCCGCTGGCGCCGCAGCCGCGGGCGGTTGGATGCTCTGGCGCCAACGCCGCACTCCCGGTGGCATCGCCGGTCGCGATGCGCGCAAGTTGACCATCGCCGAGAGCCGCTCGCTCGGTAACCGCCAATACCTCGTGGTCGCCGACTACGAAGGGAAGAAATTCCTCCTCGGTGTCTGCCCTGGCAGCATCTCGCTGTTGAAGTCGCTCGACGAGGACGAGCGCGACCCGCGCGATTGA
- the fliN gene encoding flagellar motor switch protein FliN — MDEKALDIVLDVKVKVTVQLGSCMLPMRDVLELSSGSVVQLMQHASDPVGLYVNDKLVAYGEVVVVEDNFGIKITELVGSPKA; from the coding sequence ATGGACGAAAAAGCTCTTGATATCGTTTTGGACGTAAAGGTGAAGGTGACCGTGCAACTCGGCTCCTGCATGCTGCCGATGCGCGACGTCCTCGAACTCTCCTCCGGCTCCGTCGTGCAGCTCATGCAGCACGCCAGCGACCCGGTCGGCCTCTACGTGAACGACAAGCTCGTCGCCTACGGCGAAGTCGTGGTCGTCGAAGACAATTTCGGCATCAAGATCACCGAACTCGTCGGCAGCCCGAAGGCATGA
- a CDS encoding FliM/FliN family flagellar motor switch protein, which translates to MADDPQKTASEFLDQSEIDKLLAQTSVDAGPKSMLIRADGRRGDAKAVSKVEAYDFRNPVFLSEVELRRLRLLHEDFIRYLSARLSLFLRMEFGLKMAQLTTVTYSKFTESLPSPTHICLFKAEPLIGVGVLDINPRLALTIADRLLGGRGHSVKAERYLTEIEVALLEDVIVIVLEEWCGQWKAEQDLRPLIVGHENNGRFLQTSPKDAIVLALTLEVNFGDCSEQIQLGVPYYTIEPLVKKMQARRAKDSQVTTVEKRAAWQKAYDHISMPVRAEWEAFELSLREVSSLRVGDVIEMPTDLMQRTRVLLNGTPKFIGTVGLDSDHVAVQLTKKIPLNPEDISHGKPDGRKSS; encoded by the coding sequence ATGGCCGACGACCCGCAAAAGACTGCCAGCGAGTTTCTCGATCAATCCGAGATCGACAAACTGCTGGCACAGACCTCCGTCGACGCCGGACCGAAGAGCATGCTCATCCGCGCCGACGGGCGGCGCGGCGATGCGAAGGCGGTCAGCAAGGTAGAAGCCTACGACTTCCGGAATCCGGTTTTCCTCTCCGAAGTCGAACTTCGCCGCCTGCGTCTGCTGCACGAGGACTTCATCCGCTACCTGAGCGCGCGTCTCTCGCTGTTTCTCCGCATGGAGTTCGGCCTGAAGATGGCGCAGCTCACGACGGTCACCTACTCGAAGTTCACCGAGTCGCTGCCGAGCCCGACGCACATCTGCCTGTTCAAGGCCGAGCCGCTGATCGGCGTCGGCGTGCTCGACATCAATCCGCGCCTCGCGCTCACCATCGCCGACCGCCTGCTCGGCGGCCGCGGCCACTCCGTGAAGGCCGAGCGCTACCTCACCGAGATCGAAGTCGCCCTGCTCGAGGACGTGATCGTTATCGTGCTCGAGGAATGGTGCGGCCAATGGAAGGCCGAGCAGGACCTGCGCCCGCTCATCGTCGGCCACGAAAACAACGGCCGCTTTCTCCAGACCTCGCCCAAGGACGCCATCGTCCTCGCGCTGACGCTCGAGGTGAATTTCGGCGATTGCTCCGAGCAGATTCAGCTCGGTGTGCCCTACTACACGATCGAGCCGCTCGTGAAAAAGATGCAGGCGCGCCGGGCTAAGGATTCCCAAGTCACCACCGTCGAGAAGCGCGCCGCCTGGCAGAAGGCCTACGACCACATCTCCATGCCCGTGCGCGCGGAGTGGGAGGCGTTCGAACTTTCCCTGCGCGAAGTGAGCAGCCTGCGTGTCGGCGACGTCATCGAGATGCCGACCGACCTGATGCAGCGCACCCGCGTCTTGCTGAACGGCACGCCGAAATTCATCGGCACCGTCGGCCTCGATTCCGACCACGTGGCGGTGCAGCTCACAAAGAAGATCCCGCTCAACCCGGAGGACATTTCCCATGGCAAACCTGATGGACGAAAAAGCTCTTGA
- a CDS encoding flagellar basal body-associated FliL family protein yields MAEKKDAKESKDSAPAAPAADSAPAEKKKGGGGLSAWLPAIVAILLAPAATFGVAEYVLLPRLQAKLGAPAADAHGKAEAGAEHEEPAEEAPAKEEKGGHGGKEGKGEGKDTGGNYEFSNVVVNLAGTMGTRYLKTSFIVTGVGGKSVKGVFETQKAKLTDITLNVLSSLTLADLEEPGSKNVLREKLVAAYNQALGKRLVEQVYFSDFVIQ; encoded by the coding sequence ATGGCCGAGAAAAAAGACGCCAAGGAATCGAAGGACTCCGCGCCGGCTGCTCCCGCCGCCGACTCTGCTCCCGCCGAAAAGAAGAAAGGCGGCGGCGGCCTCTCCGCGTGGTTGCCCGCGATCGTGGCCATCTTGCTCGCGCCGGCGGCGACGTTCGGTGTCGCCGAATACGTGCTGCTGCCGCGCCTCCAAGCCAAGCTCGGCGCTCCCGCGGCCGACGCCCACGGCAAAGCCGAAGCCGGCGCCGAGCACGAAGAGCCCGCCGAAGAGGCGCCCGCGAAGGAAGAAAAGGGCGGCCACGGCGGCAAGGAAGGCAAGGGCGAGGGCAAGGACACCGGCGGCAACTACGAGTTCTCCAACGTCGTCGTGAATCTCGCCGGCACCATGGGCACGCGTTACCTGAAGACCAGTTTCATCGTGACCGGCGTCGGCGGCAAAAGCGTGAAGGGCGTCTTCGAAACCCAGAAGGCCAAGCTCACCGACATCACGCTCAACGTCCTCTCGTCGCTCACGCTCGCCGACCTCGAGGAGCCCGGCTCCAAGAACGTCCTGCGCGAGAAACTCGTCGCCGCCTACAACCAGGCGCTCGGCAAACGCCTCGTCGAGCAGGTGTATTTCTCGGACTTCGTGATCCAGTAA
- a CDS encoding flagellar hook-basal body complex protein gives MALIGTLTSGVSALRTFSKGLEVIGNNIANINTTGYKSSQASFAESFSNTLRGSAPSNGTASSQSAIQVGTGVQLAGISTNFSQGALTSTGVTTDIGISGRGFFVVNDATSGTSYATRDGSFRIDDNGYVVTQSGLRLQGLTGAVPPTAVGDIRVGQNNPTGAELKSISIDKQGNLVEFFSDGTSATTNKLQLQNFNDTSALTREGNNLYSGLAAAGPVGGGILAGNNDPGSDGLGNVQSGVLESSNVDLTAQFSDLITTQRSFQAGSRLITVSDTVLEDIVNLKRS, from the coding sequence ATGGCACTCATCGGCACACTCACCTCCGGCGTCAGCGCCCTTCGCACGTTCAGCAAGGGCCTCGAAGTCATCGGCAACAACATCGCGAACATCAACACGACCGGCTACAAGTCGTCGCAAGCGAGCTTCGCGGAGAGCTTCTCCAACACGCTGCGCGGCTCCGCGCCGTCGAACGGCACGGCCTCGAGCCAGTCTGCGATCCAAGTCGGCACGGGCGTGCAGCTCGCCGGCATCAGCACCAACTTCTCGCAGGGCGCGCTCACCAGCACGGGCGTGACGACCGACATCGGCATCTCCGGCCGCGGCTTCTTCGTCGTCAACGACGCCACCAGTGGCACCTCCTACGCCACGCGCGATGGCTCCTTCCGCATCGACGACAACGGCTACGTCGTCACGCAAAGCGGTCTCCGCCTCCAGGGCCTCACGGGCGCGGTCCCGCCGACCGCCGTCGGCGACATCCGCGTCGGCCAGAACAACCCCACTGGCGCCGAGCTCAAATCCATCTCCATCGACAAGCAGGGCAACCTCGTCGAGTTCTTCTCCGACGGCACGTCGGCGACGACGAACAAGCTGCAGCTGCAGAATTTCAACGACACCTCCGCGCTCACCCGCGAGGGCAACAACCTCTACTCGGGCCTCGCGGCCGCGGGTCCGGTCGGCGGCGGCATCCTCGCCGGCAACAACGACCCGGGCTCCGACGGCCTCGGCAACGTGCAGTCGGGCGTCCTCGAATCCTCGAACGTCGACCTGACCGCGCAGTTCTCCGACCTCATCACCACGCAGCGTTCCTTCCAGGCCGGTTCCCGTCTCATCACGGTTTCCGACACCGTCCTCGAAGACATCGTCAACCTGAAGCGCAGCTGA
- a CDS encoding flagellar hook capping protein — MSVTSATSTSSKNVGYSDLYNSSGGTARKVTKTLGSDEFMKLLAVQFQQQDPMKPMEDTAFIAQMAQFSALEQNKTMATQMAALRADQQLLMGNSYIGRTVTVEDDKGKSVTGVVTALDNDATNGVSLKIGDKSYPLYSVRRIEPTATQQSSTATDGTSA, encoded by the coding sequence ATGTCCGTCACCAGCGCCACCTCCACCTCGTCCAAGAACGTCGGTTACTCCGATCTCTACAACTCCAGCGGCGGCACCGCGCGCAAAGTCACCAAGACGCTCGGTTCCGACGAATTCATGAAGCTGCTCGCCGTGCAGTTCCAGCAGCAGGACCCAATGAAGCCGATGGAAGACACCGCGTTCATCGCGCAGATGGCGCAGTTCTCCGCCCTCGAGCAAAACAAGACGATGGCCACGCAGATGGCCGCCCTGCGCGCTGACCAGCAGCTGCTGATGGGCAACAGCTACATCGGCCGCACCGTCACCGTCGAGGACGACAAGGGCAAGTCCGTGACCGGCGTCGTCACCGCCCTCGACAACGACGCCACCAACGGCGTGTCGCTCAAGATCGGCGACAAATCCTATCCCCTTTATTCGGTTCGACGGATCGAGCCGACCGCAACCCAGCAGAGCAGCACCGCAACGGACGGCACGTCGGCCTAA
- a CDS encoding flagellar FliJ family protein translates to MKRFRFPLRPVAVIRAHKELRAREAFAASVHVYVQAEESLATTRTRVAELAQTLFDGRGGTFLAADAASLFRTYRSECEEEVQAERKVIEARDVMHKRRAEYLDASRQLKVVNKLEEKARSVHRAAALVEDQNAMDDFAGFRSVRRTLFS, encoded by the coding sequence ATGAAACGTTTCCGTTTTCCCCTCCGGCCCGTGGCCGTCATCCGCGCGCACAAGGAGCTGCGCGCTCGCGAGGCGTTCGCCGCCTCGGTCCATGTTTACGTGCAAGCCGAAGAGTCGCTCGCGACCACGCGCACGCGGGTGGCCGAGCTCGCGCAAACGCTGTTCGACGGACGCGGGGGCACGTTTCTCGCCGCCGATGCCGCGTCGCTCTTCCGCACCTACCGCAGCGAGTGCGAAGAGGAAGTGCAGGCAGAGCGCAAAGTCATCGAGGCGCGCGATGTGATGCACAAGCGCCGCGCGGAATACCTCGATGCGAGCCGCCAGCTCAAGGTCGTCAACAAGCTCGAGGAAAAAGCGCGCTCCGTCCATCGCGCCGCCGCGCTCGTCGAGGACCAGAACGCGATGGATGATTTCGCCGGCTTCCGGTCGGTGCGCCGCACTCTCTTCTCATGA